The sequence TGCCTAGACTCAGCCCTTACAACAGCTATGATATTTTTCATCATTGCAAATGCCGTTGTTTTTGCATATTTGCTAACTAGCGAGCAGATCCCACAAGCGATCGCTTCGATGATACTTGACGCAAATATCGGTATGATAGGATTTTTGATATTTGTAAATATCTTGCTCTTTATCATGGGTCAGTTTATGGAGCCTTCAAGCGTCATCATGATCATGGTGCCACTTTTGCTTCCGATTTCAACACAACTTGGCATAGATCCGATACACTTTGGCATTATCTTAGTTGTAAATATGGAGATAGGTATGGTGACTCCGCCTGTTGGACTAAATTTATTTGTCGCAAGCGGTCTTACAAATATGAACTTAAAAGAGGTCATCATGGCATGCTTGCCGTGGACACTTACTTTATTCTTTGGCCTTATCTTGGTTACTTATATACCACAAATTTCTCTTTGGTTGCCAAACATAATGTATGGACATTAAAATTTAGAGGCTCTTGCCTCTAAATTTATGCTTTTGGATCGTAATCCGCACTCATAACGATATTTTTACCACTTCGCTTACCAGCATAAAGTAGATTATCAGCTTGTTTTATCATCTTTTCCAAGCTAAATTCTCCCCTGCCATCATGAGCAACTACTCCAAAAGTCATAGTTGCGTTGATCTTTATGTTTTCAAACTCGACTATATTTTTACTCAAAGTCTCTCTCACACGCTCTACGATACTTACAGCTACATCTTTTTTTACACCCAAGACGACTGCTAAAAATTCTTCTCCGCCAAATCTAGCTACTCTATCTTTATCTCTAAATGTATTTTTAAATATGCCTGATAAGCTTTTTAAAACAGCATCTCCTGCGCCGTGTCCATAGGTATCATTTATCTTTTTAAAGTTATCAATATCGCACATAACGATAGCAAAGTCCCTATTTTTATAAAGATCATTTTGGCTTAAAATTTTCTGCATCGAAGTGCGATTTAAAAGTCCTGTTAATGGATCGTGATTTAAGATATTTTCAGCCATCTCTTTTTCCTCTAAGATGCTTAAAAATATAAATAAATTTGAGCTTTCCAAAAGGTACGAAATAACAACCGAAAATATACAAACCATACTTAAGTTAAAAACAAAAAGTAGATCTTTAAAGCCGTCAAAATCTTTTACAGGCTGTCCGTCTAAATATACATAGCAGGCTATAGATAAAATTATTTGCACTGCAACTATTATGTAGTTAAAAAATTTATAGGTAAATGAAGTAAAAAATAGTATTAGTGACGACGCTAAAAATAACAACCCAAATCCATATCCCCATCCAAGTGTCAGCATACAAACCAATGCATGAAATAAAATTTCAAGCTGGACTATCAGCATTGTTATCTTGTTATTTTCAGGGCTATCGTAGATAAGCCTTAAAAGAAAAAGATAGGTTGCTACTGAAAATACATTCATAACTGCTAGAATTTCTTCTTTCATAAATACAAAAATGAAAAAATAACAGACGTGAGTTAATAATATTGAAAATATGATAATTTTTTGAGCCGTATAGAGTGAAATTCTACGCATCTGAGCCCTTTTTTAAAATTTCTAATTCGATGCGGTCTTTGCCATTTTGCTTGCCTTCGTAAAGCAGCTTATCTACTAAAGTTATGGCTTGCTCAAAATCCACCTCAATACCATTTGCACATACTAGCATGCCAAAGGTCATAGTAACTGGAGTTTTATCTGGAAGTTTTGCGTTGTTTATCTGTTTTTTAAGCCTTTTGCTCACTTCGTGGATAAATTCTATCTTTGTATCGGGCAAGATTATCAAAAATTCTTCTCCACCCCAGCGACAAACATAGTCTTTGCCTCTGAATGATTTCTTCAAGGCACTGGCTACATCTTTTAAGACCTCATCACCACAGTCATGTCCATATGTATCGTTTATTTTTTTAAAATTATCAATATCGCCTAACATTATGACTAAATTTGTATTACCACTTCTTTCCTTGTTAGCAACTAGTTCAAATCTTAAAGTTTTTTCTATTGTTCTTCTATTTAAAAGACCAGTTAAAAAATCATGCTTTGAGTCCTTTTCAAGCTCTTCTGTCTCTTTTCTTATTTGCTGATATCCGCTAGAAGTGATGACATCTGCAAACATTGAAAGTCTTAAAACAATAAAAAAAGCAAAAACAATACTACACACGACTATCGTCCCTCGTATAGCTGATGGGATCAGCGGCGTCTCATCTTTATGAATAAAATAAAGAAGTATAAGCAAGATTAGTTCTAAAAATGCCATTATATAAGTAAGGCTCTTTGAATCAAACGCTAGGAAGTAGTTTATAAAAATTACACCAACAAGTATTATCCAAATTCCAGTATTCCAACCCATAGTAGTAACAATAATAGTAACAAGTAATATGATATTTAGGTGAAATGCAAGAGATATTAATACTCTATATTTTATGTCAAATTTTATTCTAAGCAATATTCCAGCTGCTATAAATAATAAGCACATAAAAAGTAGTGGTGTAGCTATGATCATAAAAAGTAACAAAGATAGTGCATTCGCAGCTATCATAACGTCTAATATCGTTTTATAGATATCATCGATCGCTTTATAACTACTTTGATCTACAAAATCGTGTGTCAAATAAAACTCCCTGTAAATTTATTCCATTAAATTTCATTAAGTATTTTTAATAAGAGTCGTAACTATCTTCATCCTCATCACTATCTTCGTAGTTGTAGTCATTTTCATCGTAATTATAGTCATAACTATCGCTACTATCGTCCTCATCGTCATTAAATTCAGAGTAGTCTTCTTCTACTTCTTCATAATCAAATTCATCACTCATTGTTTTCTCCTTAAATTTTATCTTTGACACTTTCAATATACAAGCTTTGGCTTGGGAATGCGAAATTTAGACCATTTTGCTTTAAAATATCCATAATCTTTAGCATTACATCTTGCTTGACATCTAAAAATTCTCCCCAAACGATAGTCTTTGCAAAACAATAAACTAAGATATTTATTGAGCTATCTGCAAAGTCATCAACCACGACAAATAAATTTGATTTATATCCAGCATAATCATCAACCGAAACTATACTTTGTCTATATTTTAGCCCTTTTTTCTTTGCTGTTATATCCTCACTTTTGGCAATATCTGGATGATTTATCAACATAGTTTTTATATCATCTACACATTTTTTAATCTCATCAGTTGTCGCTCCATACTCAATGCCAATTAGCATTCTGATACGTCTACCAACTTTTCTTCTGCTCCAGTTTCTAACAGGATCACTTGCCAGTTTTGAGTTTGGCACAAAGATTAAAGCGTTATCAAAACTTCTAATAGTCGTCTTTCTAAAGCCAACCTCAACGACAGTGCCCTCTATATCACC comes from Campylobacter concisus and encodes:
- a CDS encoding GGDEF domain-containing protein, producing MKEEILAVMNVFSVATYLFLLRLIYDSPENNKITMLIVQLEILFHALVCMLTLGWGYGFGLLFLASSLILFFTSFTYKFFNYIIVAVQIILSIACYVYLDGQPVKDFDGFKDLLFVFNLSMVCIFSVVISYLLESSNLFIFLSILEEKEMAENILNHDPLTGLLNRTSMQKILSQNDLYKNRDFAIVMCDIDNFKKINDTYGHGAGDAVLKSLSGIFKNTFRDKDRVARFGGEEFLAVVLGVKKDVAVSIVERVRETLSKNIVEFENIKINATMTFGVVAHDGRGEFSLEKMIKQADNLLYAGKRSGKNIVMSADYDPKA
- a CDS encoding GGDEF domain-containing protein, with amino-acid sequence MTHDFVDQSSYKAIDDIYKTILDVMIAANALSLLLFMIIATPLLFMCLLFIAAGILLRIKFDIKYRVLISLAFHLNIILLVTIIVTTMGWNTGIWIILVGVIFINYFLAFDSKSLTYIMAFLELILLILLYFIHKDETPLIPSAIRGTIVVCSIVFAFFIVLRLSMFADVITSSGYQQIRKETEELEKDSKHDFLTGLLNRRTIEKTLRFELVANKERSGNTNLVIMLGDIDNFKKINDTYGHDCGDEVLKDVASALKKSFRGKDYVCRWGGEEFLIILPDTKIEFIHEVSKRLKKQINNAKLPDKTPVTMTFGMLVCANGIEVDFEQAITLVDKLLYEGKQNGKDRIELEILKKGSDA